A section of the Meles meles chromosome 8, mMelMel3.1 paternal haplotype, whole genome shotgun sequence genome encodes:
- the CD81 gene encoding CD81 antigen: protein MGVEGCTKCIKYLLFVFNFVFWLAGGVILGVALWLRHDPQTTNLLYLELGDRPAPNTFYVGIYILIAVGAVMMFVGFLGCYGAIQESQCLLGTFFTCLVILFACEVAAGIWGFVNKDQIAKDVKQFYDQALQQAVVDDDANNAKAVVKTFHETLNCCGSSTLSALTTSVLKNNLCPSGSTIISNFFKEDCHQKIDDLFSGKLYLIGIAAIVVAVIMIFEMILSMVLCCGIRNSSVY from the exons CTGGCCGGAGGTGTGATCCTGGGTGTGGCTCTGTGGCTGCGCCACGACCCGCAGACCACCAACCTCCTCTACCTGGAGCTGGGAGACAGGCCTGCACCCAACACCTTCTACGTAG GCATCTACATCCTCATCGCCGTGGGTGCCGTGATGATGTTCGTCGGGTTTCTGGGCTGCTACGGGGCCATCCAGGAGTCCCAGTGCCTGCTGGGGACG TTCTTTACCTGCCTCGTCATCCTCTTTGCCTGTGAAGTAGCTGCCGGCATCTGGGGCTTTGTCAACAAAGACCAG atcGCCAAGGACGTGAAGCAGTTCTATGACCAGGCTTTGCAGCAGGCGGTGGTGGACGATGATGCCAACAATGCCAAGGCCGTGGTGAAGACCTTCCATGAGACG CTCAACTGCTGTGGTTCCAGCACGCTGTCCGCACTGACCACCTCCGTGCTCAAGAACAACCTGTGTCCCTCGGGCAGCACCATCATCAGCAACTTCTTCAAG GAGGACTGCCACCAGAAGATCGATGACCTCTTCTCGGGGAAGCTGTACCTCATTGGTATTGCGGCCATTGTGGTTGCTGTGATCATG atCTTCGAGATGATCCTGAGCATGGTGCTGTGCTGCGGCATCCGGAACAGCTCCGTGTACTGA
- the LOC123948167 gene encoding translation initiation factor IF-2-like, whose product MAPQSPTGGPGDTEPRQRPGLGQILCMRASFKARSPSRGLLEGGAVARGSQPGLGRRTTAACALCRHRSHAAALAQGDPRRSAHEAPGGWARRGRGCPAAGKQTPALWGASPAGAPASCSPETRPCDPHRREGRLPDWDQQPERGRAGGQRGSAPGRAIGSVSRGSPRTSGARRPEPRPCGRNHWLPRGSARTRTPASSAPSGAGAGQGSGFTSLGVPGPSPRGAGDAKRYGGVSGLGKAADSDLPEARPPVSAGLPHRKPTGPARPGRLHLQLRSAFWETESSAGPAPRRSHLENYISHKALGRHGQGPSGSVAPAHASSLFFFGALPPRKRRLSFPLRAGTESGRGRRKRQHGDSQNARGLTASAAFPGPSAICWKSRAQQPPQTGSASSRAAPWPSASGAGGSAQPRPSWVGGGVGGGTGFRRLRSTSGRPRLSARRLHPAAPRRGRDPQGPPQHGLRLRCAAGTPQGPRGKHVGAGPGSPSQRPLRHTRGRRAAPPRPDDPKCGAGGRFQLEPPRRPLGTPSPTPARRSRPHGVGSAQTGPARAPGTPPPRVRVRLAGAQTRLSGPRKRRPGPGAVQLSGTADQHRGRPGEPGARGAVCGRKGSPAGPASSTPTPDLPLRAVGPKHAGVGEAGRRPPTRAGHRPAPQPLAPAAAALDAAGTGTSLACPDSPSLLSDSEV is encoded by the exons ATGGCGCCACAATCCCCGACGGGCGGTCCTGGGGATACGGAGCCCAGACAGAGGCCAGGCCTAGGGCAGATCCTTTGTATGAGAGCCTCGTTCAAGGCTCGGAGCCCGTCTAGGGGCCTGCTGGAGGGTGGGGCTGTGGCAAGGGGCAGCCAGCCAGGGCTCGGCCGGCGGACAACAGCAGCCTGTGCTCTGTGCCGACACCGCTCTCACGCAG ctgCCCTGGCCCAGGGTGACCCGCGGCGGAGCGCCCACGAAGCACCCGGCGGGTGGGCCCGGCGCGGCCGCGGGTGCCCCGCAGCGGGCAAACAGACGCCGGCGCTCTGGGGCGCGTCCCCCG CCGGAGCTCCGGCCTCCTGCTCCCCGGAGACGCGGCCCTGCGATCCGCACCGGCGGGAAGGCCGCCTTCCCGACTGGGACCAGCAGCCGGAGCGGGGGCGCGCCGGGGGACAACGGGGCAGCGCGCCAGGACGGGCCATCGGGAGCGTGTCCCGGGGATCTCCGCGCACTTCGGGAGCTCGGCGGCCTGAGCCCCGTCCCTGCGGGCGGAACCACTGGCTGCCCCGCGGGAGCGCTCGGACGCGCACCCCGGCTTCCTCCGCTCCGTCGGGGGCCGGGGCCGGACAGGGTTCGGGCTTCACAAGCCTCGGGGTCCCAGGGCCCAGCCCGCGAGGGGCCGGAGACGCGAAGCGCTACGGGGGCGTCTCCGGGCTGGGCAAGGCTGCGGACAGCGACCTCCCAGAGGCGCGGCCGCCAGTCAGCGCCGGACTCCCTCACCGCAAACCTACCGGACCGGCGCGGCCTGGCCGGCTCCATCTTCAGCTGCGCTCGGCCTTCTGGGAAACCGAGTCCTCCGCCGGCCCAGCCCCGCGACGTTCGCACCTGGAGAACTACATCTCCCACAAGGCACTGGGTCGCCACGGCCAGGGCCCGTCGGGCAGCGTGGCCCCTGCGCATGCGTCCTCGCTTTTTTTTTTCGGAGCCCTTCCTCCCCGGAAACGACGGCTCTCCTTCCCGCTAAGAGCCGGAACTGAGtcgggaagagggagaaggaagaggcagcacGGCGACTCCCAGAATGCTCGAGGGCTAACGGCTAGCGCCGCGTTCCCGGGCCCCAGCGCCATCTGCTGGAAGTCGCGAGCACAGCAGCCTCCTCAGACCGGAAGTGCATCGTCGCGCGCGGCGCCGTGGCCAAGTGCTTCCGGTGCGGGCGGAAGCGCGCAACCGCGCCCTTCGTGGGTCGGGGGCGGGGTCGGGGGCGGGACGGGGTTTCGGCGGCTGCGCTCAACGTCGGGGCGGCCTCGGCTCTCTGCCCGCCGCCTCCACCCTGCGGCCCCCAGGCGTGGTCGGGACCCCCAGGGACCCCCCCAGCACGGACTGCGGCTGCGCTGCGCGGCCGGGACGCCCCAGGGTCCACGGGGGAAGCACGTGGGGGCGGGCCCCGGGTCGCCTTCCCAGAGACCCTTGCGGCACACACGTGGCAGGAGGGCGGCCCCGCCGAGACCCGATGACCCCAAATGCGGGGCTGGGGGTCGGTTCCAACTGGAGCCCCCGAGGCGGCCGCTGGGAACCCCGAGCCCGACCCCAGCCAGGCGCTCGCGGCCTCACGGGGTGGGTTCGGCACAGACCGGTCCTGCCCGCGCCCCGggcacccccccgccccgggtcCGGGTCCGGCTGGCAGGGGCTCAGACCCGCCTCTCCGGCCCCCGCAAGCGGAGGCCCGGGCCGGGAGCTGTCCAGCTGTCCGGGACCGCGGACCAGCACCGCGGCCGGCCGGGAGAGCCCGGGGCGCGGGGGGCCGTGTGCGGGAGGAAGGGGAGTCCTGCAGGCCCCGCCTCAAGCACCCCTACCCCGGACCTGCCCCTCCGGGCGGTGGGGCCCAAGCACGCGGGGGTCGGGGAGGCTGGGCGGAGGCCGCCGACGCGCGCGGGGCACCGgcccgccccccagcccctggcgccTGCAGCCGCCGCGCTGGACGCCGCTGGCACAGGGACGTCGTTGGCATGCCCGGATTCTCCGTCTTTATTGAGCGACTCGGAGGTGTAA
- the TSSC4 gene encoding protein TSSC4 produces the protein MSEAGAGEPLEAQQGTEVDALPPDTTSLSDSDSDVSLPGRAEMEALSPGVLPGEAQGVSDPDEAPLSARGLRTATVQPFQLRGTSSTFSWRSRNIFDFLEGTGRQVLPSEEQTGSGDGGDFPPPPAPSSRPPGEDPGRASQSPAPPKLPPVPDYVAHPERWTKYSLENVAEVSEQSNRAAALAFLGSPSLAAPSDRVSSFNQDASSCGEGRVVFTKPARAGEARPERKRALKTAGGPGKEGPVELAHLAGPGSPEAEEWSSPHGGLQEVGMLQGAAHPDSAAGPPVVETVGFHSSRKRNRDHFRNKHSSPEAAGAEI, from the coding sequence ATGtctgaggcaggggcaggggagcccCTGGAAGCCCAGCAAGGGACAGAGGTCGACGCTCTGCCTCCGGACACCACGTCTCTCAGCGACTCGGACTCTGATGTCAGCCTGCCCGGCCGTGCTGAGATGGAAGCTCTGTCCCCGGGGGTGCTGCCTGGGGAGGCCCAGGGGGTCTCAGACCCCGATGAGGCCCCTTTGTCTGCAAGGGGCCTCCGCACGGCCACGGTGCAGCCGTTCCAGCTGAGGGGCACCAGCTCTACCTTCTCCTGGCGCAGCCGCAACATCTTTGACTTCCTGgagggcacaggcaggcaggtgCTGCCCTCTGAGGAGCAGACTGGCTCGGGGGATGGCGGGGACTTCCCACCCCCGCCGGCACCCTCAAGCCGGCCTCCAGGAGAGGACCCGGGCAGGGCGAGTCAGAGCCCTGCCCCTCCGAAGTTGCCCCCTGTCCCTGACTATGTGGCCCACCCTGAGCGCTGGACCAAATACAGTCTGGAAAACGTGGCTGAGGTCAGCGAGCAGAGCAACCGGGCTGCTGCTCTGGCCTTCCTGGGCTCCCCGAGCCTGGCTGCCCCCAGCGACCGTGTGTCCTCTTTCAACCAGGATGCCTCTAGCTGTGGGGAGGGAAGAGTCGTCTTCACCAAACCCGCCCGAGCTGGCGAGGCCAGGCCCGAGAGGAAGAGGGCCCTGAAGACGGCAGGAGGGCCTGGGAAGGAAGGCCCCGTGGAGTTGGCCCACCTGGCTGGGCCTGGgagcccggaggctgaggagtggagCAGCCCCCACGGGGGCCTTCAGGAAGTGGGCATGCTGCAGGGGGCCGCCCACCCCGACTCAGCGGCCGGGCCCCCTGTGGTGGAGACTGTCGGCTTCCACAGCAGCCGGAAGCGGAACAGAGACCATTTCCGCAACAAGCACAGCAGCCCTGAGGCCGCAGGCGCCGAGATCTGA